The Melospiza georgiana isolate bMelGeo1 chromosome 9, bMelGeo1.pri, whole genome shotgun sequence genome has a segment encoding these proteins:
- the BSND gene encoding barttin has protein sequence MAEEKTFRYGFIILGFFLVMLGMFIMSMEKPQYYITFCVLGVLLVAVGITWSMCQCYPKITFVPADLEAERFLDHKATVLPHKDTGLVSPCPSPEASSPYEKSLPSYEQVQRQEGSSAPAPARAQPPRPRSCSQPSLQATAEIHRELHHGAGEPLQELPSRRETAPGSCPGPGDAPLASLLEEMDTPSLEGSVPGSPAPQSRNPPCSSPPGRPERGEQPRAPRKGAGREDELYYGLQEEPDALLKESDGLSEPEN, from the exons ATGGCAGAGGAGAAGACCTTCCGCTACGGCTTCATCATCCTGGGCTTCTTCCTGGTGATGCTGGGCATGTTCATCATGAGCATGGAAAAGCCCCAGTACTACATCACCTTCTGTGTCCTGGGCGTGCTGCTGGTGGCCGTGGGCATCACATGGAGCATGTGCCAGTGCTACCCAAAG ATTACGTTCGTCCCTGCGGACCTCGAGGCCGAGCGGTTCCTGGACCACAAAGCCACGGTGCTGCCCCACAAGGACACAGG cttggTTTCCCCgtgccccagcccagaggccagCAGCCCCTACGAGAAGAGCCTGCCCTCCTACGAGCAGGTCCAGCGGCAGGAGGGGagctcggccccggccccagcccgggcacagcccccccggccccggagctgctcccagccatccctgcaggccACGGCAGAGATCCACCGGGAGCTGCACCACGGGGCTGGGGAGCCCCTCCAGGAGCTGCCGTCCCGCCGGGAAACAGCACCTGGCAGCTG ccccggcccgggcgATGCTCCGCTGGCGTccctgctggaggagatggACACGCCATCGCTGGAGGGCTCCGTGCCCGGCAGCCCCGCGCCGCAGAGCCGCAACccgccctgctccagccctcccgGCCGCCCGGAGCGGGGAgagcagccccgagccccccggAAAGGCGCCGGCAGGGAGGATGAGCTCTACTACGGGCTCCAGGAGGAGCCGGATGCTCTGCTCAAGGAGAGCGACGGCCTGTCCGAGCCTGAGAACTGA